GACGCGATTCGGTATCGGCTCGGGCTGCCGCATCCGGCCGAGGTCACCCAGTCGGTTCGGGGGTTGACGACGCGGTTGCGCGGACGGGTGTGAAACTGACGAGTGAGCGCTCAGGTACTCGAGAGAGCCGCTTCTGCCGATTCAAGGGTTAAAAATTAATCACGAACCGATACGGCTGTCACAAAAAGTCGCTACGTCGACTCCGTGTTACGGGGGTCCACCGCCGGCGCTTTCTGGTCCGCCCTTACCATTACCGCCATCATCTTCGCCATCGAGCAATTCGACGGTGTTCAGTGCGTTGATGCGTCCGGCTCCGAGGTCGGAGTCACTCCGTCCGTCCCCTCCCTCCGCGCCCTTTTTGATGGCGCTTTCGACCTGCGAGGGGTTCGCGTCCGGCGCGAGTTCGCGCACGAGCGCGACGAGGCCGGCAGTGTTCGGCGCGGACATCGACGTGCCAGCCTTCCAGCCATAGGGGGCGCCCTCGTTGAGAGGTGACGTCGTGGAGAAGACGAGGTTGAACGGGTAGGGCCAGGCAGGACTTTCGAACTCGATTACTTCCGCTACCTCGTCCGGATCGAAGACGATGTTTCCGTCCTCGTCGAGCCAGAGTTCGCCTTCGTCGCCCTCTTCGAGCGGGTGTTCGCTCCGACGGAGCGGTGCGCCGGCGAATACCCACTCCCGGATACCGTAGAGTGTCTTCAGTAGCGTCTCGTACCCGCCGCCGCCGGCGCCGACATCGATTTCGTTCGTCCCGAAATTGGAAAAGAACGCCCGCCCGTCGTTCGGGGCGAGCGCGCTGATGCTCATCGCGCCCTTCGTGCTGTTTGGAAGCGAGAACAATCCGCTGCGCTGCAGGTCCGTGTCGGCGTTACCGGCGCTTGCGACGACGACGGTGCCCCGGTTGACAGCCGATCGGACTGTCGTTTCGTATGCTAAACGGATCGTTCGAAGGACCTCGTCCTGATGAACTCGGGGTGGGAATGGCGGCGTACCGAGGCTGAGGTTTACCGCGTCAAGGGCCTGTTCGGCACCGAAGTCGATCGCTGCCAGTACGTCACCAGTAGTCGTGGTCAGCCCCCAGTCAGGATCTTCGTCTTCGTCGCTAAAGTCTTCCCACCAGAATACCCGCTGTGAGACCAGACCAGCATCCGGAGCAATGCCCTGGACCCCGGATCCGAATCCTGCGAATCCTTCTTCAGGATCAGCGGCCGCGATTCCGGCGACGTGCGTCCCGTGGCCATGGACGTCTGAAGCGACGTGTTGATCGACTCGCTGGATATCGTTCTCCGGATCATTTACCACGATGTCTTCACCGTCTCCCGACAGGGTATCCCCTTCACGGAATAACTGACCCGCATCTTCATCGAGATTCGGAGTCAGGTCCGGATGCACGTAGTCGAC
The Halalkaliarchaeum desulfuricum DNA segment above includes these coding regions:
- a CDS encoding S8 family peptidase, whose protein sequence is MKQTRRTLLKSIGAVGASLAVTGYASASGGQAQYVVVTQGRGAANQIEREGFDIKQELAGGEVLVVHGPESATADLDGVRGVQSATRDVRLELEEPAETELVEANGENGGVESDWYENLWDKQNSEAVAANDIATGEGTQIGIIDTGVDYVHPDLTPNLDEDAGQLFREGDTLSGDGEDIVVNDPENDIQRVDQHVASDVHGHGTHVAGIAAADPEEGFAGFGSGVQGIAPDAGLVSQRVFWWEDFSDEDEDPDWGLTTTTGDVLAAIDFGAEQALDAVNLSLGTPPFPPRVHQDEVLRTIRLAYETTVRSAVNRGTVVVASAGNADTDLQRSGLFSLPNSTKGAMSISALAPNDGRAFFSNFGTNEIDVGAGGGGYETLLKTLYGIREWVFAGAPLRRSEHPLEEGDEGELWLDEDGNIVFDPDEVAEVIEFESPAWPYPFNLVFSTTSPLNEGAPYGWKAGTSMSAPNTAGLVALVRELAPDANPSQVESAIKKGAEGGDGRSDSDLGAGRINALNTVELLDGEDDGGNGKGGPESAGGGPP